In Nitrospinota bacterium, a single window of DNA contains:
- a CDS encoding U32 family peptidase codes for MPSLATHVPNLRRLEACDWSAFDTLFLGDPSCHLYPDNFARYVDELAVGVEMVKSWGKRAILSLYAVPRNDDLPWIRALLEGAIERRLPLDGVEVHNLGLLVILRELSNPWPVTIGVCGNLYTVATARVLAEYGVVDGFPNPEVGLPEVAELVRDGGIGVILQVHGKIPLGFSDKCFVVDYQKQEGTCEEVCFTDHWLTRDGWTLKNIGRVVLSGKDLCMIEHLPDLLEEGHRHFYIWTFAESPEYVAAIGGLYREALEEAFSGSADYRLRPEWEETIRRFARVGLCNGFYFNTTGQSYVGALDGESTEGLRPAEHIPGQSRA; via the coding sequence ATGCCCTCACTGGCAACACACGTTCCTAATCTGAGACGGCTGGAGGCCTGCGACTGGTCGGCCTTCGATACCCTCTTTCTTGGGGATCCCTCGTGCCATCTCTACCCGGACAACTTCGCCCGCTACGTGGATGAGCTTGCCGTTGGAGTTGAGATGGTCAAGTCCTGGGGTAAGCGGGCCATCCTGAGCCTGTACGCCGTTCCACGCAACGATGACCTGCCGTGGATACGAGCCCTGCTGGAAGGCGCCATTGAGCGCCGTCTTCCGCTCGATGGAGTTGAGGTTCATAACCTTGGCTTGCTCGTCATCCTTCGAGAGCTGAGCAACCCTTGGCCTGTAACAATCGGGGTCTGTGGCAACCTCTACACCGTTGCGACGGCCCGGGTGCTGGCCGAATACGGTGTGGTGGACGGCTTCCCCAATCCGGAGGTCGGCTTGCCCGAGGTCGCGGAGCTGGTTCGAGACGGGGGGATCGGGGTCATCCTTCAGGTTCACGGCAAAATCCCCCTGGGATTTAGCGATAAGTGTTTCGTTGTTGACTATCAGAAGCAGGAAGGGACCTGCGAGGAGGTATGTTTTACCGATCATTGGTTGACCCGCGACGGCTGGACGCTCAAGAACATCGGAAGGGTCGTCTTAAGCGGGAAGGACCTTTGCATGATCGAACACCTGCCGGACCTGCTCGAGGAGGGCCACCGGCATTTCTACATCTGGACGTTTGCCGAGTCGCCCGAATATGTGGCGGCTATCGGGGGGCTCTACCGCGAGGCCCTTGAGGAGGCCTTCTCCGGAAGTGCGGACTACCGTTTGCGGCCTGAGTGGGAAGAGACCATCCGGCGCTTCGCTCGTGTCGGGCTCTGCAACGGCTTTTACTTCAACACGACGGGGCAGTCTTACGTGGGCGCCCTCGATGGAGAATCGACCGAGGGGCTCCGACCGGCCGAACACATCCCGGGTCAGTCGAGAGCCTAG
- a CDS encoding MoxR family ATPase produces the protein MLLKEERDKILKEIVGREKEVTNILATLQAGKHIILEGAPGTTKSTILRTITKVRDVPFYLIEGNIDLTPSKLVGHFNPSKVMADDYRVEYFEKGPLTYAMEGGFLYIEEFNRMPADTANVLISAIEEGEIQIPRYGPVKATGEFRVICAQNPYDDVGTMRVSRAIYDRFCRVKLNYQNLDEELDIVTSQSDSDDRELIDVAVRIARDTRTHSDVKQGASIRGALDMVAIAEELFKVSSADRSQVMDDAMLSSMSGKVWLQETTERPAEEILREILKKVLAKKEADAKGLSQ, from the coding sequence ATGCTGTTGAAAGAGGAACGGGATAAAATTCTCAAAGAGATTGTCGGTCGGGAAAAGGAAGTCACAAATATTCTGGCCACTCTACAGGCGGGAAAGCACATCATCCTCGAAGGGGCGCCTGGGACGACGAAGTCAACCATCCTACGGACCATCACGAAGGTGCGGGATGTTCCCTTCTACCTCATTGAGGGCAATATCGACCTAACCCCCTCGAAGCTCGTCGGCCACTTCAACCCTTCCAAGGTCATGGCCGACGACTATCGGGTTGAGTACTTCGAGAAGGGCCCGTTGACCTACGCGATGGAGGGGGGCTTTCTCTACATCGAGGAGTTCAACCGGATGCCGGCCGATACGGCCAACGTCCTCATTAGTGCGATAGAGGAAGGCGAGATACAAATCCCCCGCTATGGGCCCGTAAAAGCCACGGGCGAGTTCCGGGTCATCTGCGCCCAGAATCCCTACGACGATGTCGGGACAATGCGGGTTTCCCGGGCCATTTACGACCGGTTCTGCCGCGTTAAGCTCAACTACCAGAACTTGGACGAAGAGCTCGATATTGTCACCTCCCAGTCTGATTCCGATGATCGTGAGCTCATCGACGTGGCGGTCCGCATTGCCCGCGATACGCGGACACACAGCGATGTCAAGCAGGGCGCTTCCATTCGGGGTGCTCTCGACATGGTGGCCATCGCCGAGGAGCTATTTAAGGTCTCTTCAGCGGATCGGTCCCAGGTGATGGATGATGCCATGCTATCTTCCATGAGCGGCAAGGTCTGGCTCCAGGAGACCACCGAGCGGCCAGCCGAGGAAATTCTCCGGGAGATCCTAAAGAAGGTGCTGGCCAAGAAGGAGGCCGATGCCAAGGGGCTGTCCCAATAG
- a CDS encoding histone deacetylase → MSRLTGIFYHESFSRSSYLTVGARLADFPEAFDPLLAHENVRIFESQPVSRELILSVHTPGLIEGVKGDPLCSTAWLSAGGCVEAGERITSGELRNAFVTIGAGGHHAGFDYFGGYCCFNDVALTISRLRERGLAHRFAVVDTDAHHGDGTRQIFDDDPDVLHICFCGTSWESQDGTKVDVNIPWFSGRRSDNDAPYLELIDEHVPNRVRSFGPDLLFWYFGFDTHHGDYGSIGLTGDCFFSICDIMMGLADEACGGRLAVVLGGGSRTDIATATIPEIIRRLAGLAT, encoded by the coding sequence ATGTCTAGGCTCACGGGCATCTTCTACCACGAGAGCTTCAGCCGCAGCAGCTACCTGACCGTCGGCGCTCGACTGGCCGACTTCCCAGAGGCTTTCGACCCCCTTCTCGCCCACGAAAACGTACGCATCTTCGAGAGCCAGCCCGTCTCTCGAGAGCTGATCCTTTCGGTTCATACCCCGGGGCTCATAGAGGGGGTCAAGGGCGACCCCCTTTGTTCGACCGCATGGCTCTCCGCTGGCGGCTGCGTTGAGGCGGGAGAGCGCATCACCTCCGGGGAGCTTCGAAACGCCTTCGTCACCATCGGAGCCGGCGGCCACCACGCGGGGTTCGACTACTTTGGAGGCTACTGCTGCTTCAACGACGTGGCGCTCACCATCTCCCGGCTCCGGGAGCGAGGCCTCGCCCACCGATTCGCTGTCGTGGACACCGACGCACACCACGGAGACGGAACCCGCCAGATTTTCGATGACGACCCCGACGTGCTCCATATCTGCTTCTGCGGCACTAGCTGGGAGTCTCAAGACGGGACCAAGGTCGATGTCAATATCCCCTGGTTTTCCGGGCGGCGGTCCGATAACGATGCCCCGTATCTGGAGCTGATCGACGAGCACGTCCCTAACCGCGTGCGGTCCTTTGGCCCGGATCTCCTCTTTTGGTACTTTGGGTTCGACACCCACCACGGCGACTACGGCTCTATAGGCCTGACCGGCGATTGTTTCTTCTCCATATGTGATATTATGATGGGCCTGGCCGACGAAGCGTGCGGCGGTCGGCTGGCGGTCGTCCTGGGTGGCGGCTCTCGTACGGACATCGCCACGGCGACCATTCCCGAGATTATCCGTCGCCTGGCAGGCCTCGCCACCTAG
- a CDS encoding U32 family peptidase, whose product MPVIVAPCGRSDAAETLLAAGADGLYVGMTSLSHGRRGAELSLACIEAVCRTARAWDAFVLLSLNLMPLVAEEPLWRSVVAETVELGVDGVILQDPGLAVDLRRIHPRLAIHVSVGAAALNAADARFWREAGADVLVLQPGTTPEEAASIRQDGGIEVELFVSGRTCQATLLGQCGMGNYLKQVWKSSGWRDEIPEGSRKRSGVCYYVCEGAWEEDGDPIGKWGPVPIELGAPLADYLAAGVTHLKLGGRGRPVAELAGEIRSVRQVVDEEEWPSSYALTGNTRS is encoded by the coding sequence ATGCCCGTTATTGTAGCCCCGTGTGGGCGGTCGGACGCCGCCGAGACGCTCCTTGCCGCAGGCGCCGATGGCCTTTATGTAGGCATGACCAGCCTCTCCCACGGCCGCCGGGGCGCCGAGTTATCGCTCGCATGCATCGAGGCCGTATGTCGGACGGCCCGGGCCTGGGACGCTTTTGTCCTGCTCAGCCTTAACCTCATGCCCCTCGTGGCCGAAGAGCCACTATGGCGCTCGGTCGTGGCTGAAACAGTCGAGCTAGGCGTTGACGGGGTCATTCTTCAGGACCCTGGTCTGGCCGTGGACCTTCGCCGCATCCACCCGCGGCTCGCCATCCACGTCTCTGTAGGGGCGGCGGCCCTTAACGCCGCCGACGCCCGTTTCTGGCGCGAGGCGGGGGCCGACGTGCTGGTGCTCCAGCCGGGGACCACGCCCGAAGAGGCGGCCTCCATACGTCAAGACGGCGGGATCGAGGTGGAGCTCTTCGTCTCGGGTCGTACCTGCCAGGCGACCCTCCTAGGCCAATGCGGTATGGGTAACTACTTGAAGCAGGTCTGGAAGTCATCCGGCTGGCGCGATGAGATCCCCGAAGGGAGCCGAAAGCGGAGCGGAGTATGTTACTACGTTTGCGAGGGCGCGTGGGAGGAGGACGGTGACCCCATCGGGAAGTGGGGCCCGGTGCCGATCGAGCTTGGGGCCCCTCTGGCGGACTACCTCGCGGCTGGAGTGACGCATCTTAAGCTGGGCGGGCGCGGCAGGCCCGTCGCCGAACTCGCAGGTGAAATTCGATCCGTCCGCCAGGTGGTGGATGAGGAGGAGTGGCCGAGCAGTTATGCCCTCACTGGCAACACACGTTCCTAA
- a CDS encoding dephospho-CoA kinase, with translation MGEERYDERVVGLTGGLATGASTVAGMLTECGALMVDADEIVHWLEGPATSVTLAIAERFGPEALDADGRVDRAWLGPRVFEDPEALRDLEAIVHPEVVAESRRRIESLRAADPDALIIYNAPLLIERGAYKRFLTIIVVYVDDATQLKRLMARDGLSRPQALKRLAAQMAPSAKQAYADVVIDNTGSIEETRALVEAIHRELMSRPLLLRKD, from the coding sequence ATGGGTGAGGAGCGCTACGACGAACGGGTGGTTGGCTTAACTGGGGGGCTTGCGACAGGAGCCTCCACAGTGGCTGGGATGCTCACCGAATGCGGGGCCCTCATGGTAGACGCCGACGAGATTGTTCATTGGCTGGAGGGACCTGCCACGTCGGTCACGCTGGCCATCGCCGAACGCTTCGGCCCAGAAGCTCTCGATGCCGACGGGCGGGTCGACCGGGCGTGGCTGGGCCCACGGGTGTTTGAAGACCCTGAGGCTCTGCGAGATTTGGAAGCGATCGTTCACCCTGAGGTGGTGGCTGAAAGCCGCCGCCGAATCGAATCGCTCCGGGCCGCCGACCCTGATGCGCTCATCATCTACAACGCGCCTCTGCTGATAGAGAGGGGGGCCTACAAGCGGTTCCTGACAATCATAGTCGTATACGTCGACGACGCCACACAGCTTAAGCGCCTCATGGCCCGTGATGGGCTCTCGCGCCCCCAGGCGCTCAAACGGCTCGCCGCCCAGATGGCTCCCTCGGCCAAACAGGCCTACGCCGACGTCGTCATCGACAACACGGGAAGCATCGAGGAGACACGCGCCCTGGTGGAAGCCATCCACCGCGAGCTCATGAGCAGGCCCCTGCTGTTGCGAAAGGATTGA
- a CDS encoding U32 family peptidase has protein sequence MAKLLAPGGSVEMALAVLEAGAEAVYVGPLGWSRRVSRYELDDEAIREVCAYGRAHGKEVRLAFNTTPASSEIPTMVEKIDQYVEWGANGLIMADPGAIAVVRRRHPDIAIHASVAATIINEADIAFFRDIGVTVVVVPSKLSFTEVREFKERLGVQLEVFLHSNHCYTYLGRCQMSSYFNHRFTETDEHKQLFLGSPNRGGFCHRVCKGKWTWSESGTVRNESVTMPNIAILGFNSIPAYIDIGVEYLKIQGREFSLPLIIDIVRFYRELIDYCRSAPRPISLSRYQPRLLGLLRQRDEERESRTEALLQVAVEDTPLPAVGVVD, from the coding sequence ATGGCCAAATTACTTGCTCCGGGCGGGAGCGTCGAGATGGCGCTGGCCGTCTTGGAGGCCGGTGCCGAGGCCGTCTACGTGGGCCCGTTGGGCTGGAGCCGCCGGGTGTCCCGGTATGAATTGGACGACGAGGCCATCCGGGAGGTCTGCGCATACGGCCGGGCACACGGAAAAGAGGTCCGTCTCGCCTTCAATACGACCCCCGCTTCCTCTGAGATTCCGACCATGGTTGAGAAGATCGACCAGTACGTTGAGTGGGGAGCCAACGGGCTAATCATGGCTGACCCGGGCGCCATCGCCGTCGTCCGCCGCCGGCATCCCGACATAGCCATCCACGCCAGCGTCGCGGCGACCATTATCAACGAGGCCGACATCGCCTTCTTCCGAGACATAGGAGTGACAGTGGTTGTCGTTCCCAGCAAGCTTTCGTTCACCGAGGTGCGGGAGTTCAAGGAGCGGCTGGGGGTGCAGCTAGAGGTCTTCCTCCACTCGAACCACTGCTACACGTATCTCGGTCGGTGTCAGATGTCGAGCTACTTCAACCACCGATTCACCGAGACGGACGAGCACAAGCAGCTCTTCCTAGGCAGCCCTAACCGAGGTGGATTCTGCCACCGGGTCTGTAAGGGCAAGTGGACCTGGAGCGAGAGCGGGACCGTCCGGAATGAGTCGGTGACCATGCCTAATATCGCCATCCTGGGGTTCAACTCGATTCCCGCTTACATCGACATAGGGGTTGAGTACCTGAAGATTCAAGGCAGGGAATTCAGCCTGCCCCTTATCATCGACATCGTTCGGTTCTACCGAGAGTTGATTGACTACTGCCGCTCCGCTCCTCGCCCCATCTCCCTCTCCCGCTACCAGCCGCGGCTGCTGGGTCTCCTCCGCCAGCGGGACGAGGAGCGGGAGTCCCGCACAGAGGCGCTTCTCCAGGTGGCGGTGGAGGACACCCCGCTGCCAGCCGTAGGGGTCGTCGACTGA
- a CDS encoding PaaI family thioesterase, translated as MSEEFSSSCDPEAFSRIKALLEKSAFVRHCGLLLENLEAGRCELRLPLEAVHANAYGSLHGGLVATLVDTVSGVAAWTLADSNERVSTMELKVNFIASVAPMEGELRALGVVLHRGRTTAVVEADVNDSEGRRVARGLGTFIYLARKGEAADG; from the coding sequence GTGTCTGAAGAATTCTCATCCAGCTGCGACCCCGAAGCTTTCTCCCGCATAAAGGCGCTACTGGAAAAAAGCGCCTTCGTCCGCCACTGCGGCCTCCTCCTGGAGAACCTTGAGGCGGGCCGGTGCGAGCTTCGCTTGCCCCTTGAGGCCGTCCATGCCAATGCCTACGGCTCCCTTCATGGTGGGCTGGTGGCCACATTGGTCGATACCGTCAGCGGTGTGGCCGCCTGGACCCTGGCGGATTCGAACGAGCGGGTCTCCACGATGGAGCTGAAGGTGAATTTCATAGCCAGTGTGGCGCCCATGGAGGGCGAGCTCAGGGCCCTTGGGGTGGTGCTTCATCGGGGTAGGACCACGGCCGTCGTTGAAGCCGACGTGAACGACTCAGAGGGCCGAAGGGTCGCCCGTGGCCTGGGGACTTTTATCTATCTGGCGCGCAAGGGGGAGGCCGCCGATGGGTGA